The sequence CTCCCCGGCGCCTTCACCGGCCCGGCGGTGCTGCGCTTCAAGACCGACGGCACCGTGCTGCGGGAGGTGCGCCTCGAGCTGGTGCCCGGCGAGAAGAAGAAGACCCACCTCTTCGTGCAGCGCCTCACCGAGGCGGTGACCCTGCGCCGGCCCTCGCCGAGGCCCGAGCCCGCCGAGGGCTTCCTGGTCGCCTGGCTCGAGCAGGGACGGCTGGTGCAGCTCGACGTGGGGGCGGTCTTCGTCCCCGATCCCTCGCCCACCGCCGCGGTGGGCCCCCTCCCCTAGAAGGAGGCGCCGACCATGCCTCGCTACGATGTCCTGAACGAGGCGATCATCCCGGCCGAACCTGCCGCCGTCTATCAGGCCATCCTGGCCGAGCTCCGCGGAGACACCCACTGGTGGATGCCCGACTGGGAGGCCCACCTCCTGCCCGACAGCCGCCCCATCGAGGAGCGCGGCGCCGTCATCGACATCACGGTCCACCACCTGGGCAACCCGCACTTCAAGGCCCGGGTGATGGAGGTGCGGGAGAACCAGCAGATCGACCTGACCTTCCCCGAGGGTGACTTCATCGGCTACGGCGAGTGGATCCTCCAGCCCGTCCCCGGCGGGACCCGCCTCAAGGTCCACTTCGTGGGCACCCCCCACCGCCGCCTCTCGGTCGCCTCCCTCTTCCTCGATCTGGGCCGCCACGAGTACCGGATGATGCAAGATGGCCTGGAGAACCTGGCCTCCTACCTCGGGCCCCGGCCCGTGAACGACGACGAGGCATCCTCATGAAGCGACAGACCCTCACGCGGATCGCCCTGGCGCTCGCGGCCGGCGCGGCCGTGGGCGTCTTCTTCGTGCTCACCGCCCCCGAGCCCTGCGAGCGGGCGGAGGGGCGCCTGCTCCTGGCCCTGCGCGCCGAGGCCTGGCCCCGGGTGGTGAAGCGGGCCGACCGGCTGGCGGCCTGCCGCCCCGCCGATCCCTTCGCCCCCTACGCCCGCGCCAATGCCCTCGCGCGCCTCGGCGAGGCGGAGGACGCCCTGACCTCCCTGCGCCTGGCCCTGGCCCTGGGCCACGACGACCCCGCCTGGCTGCAGACCGAGGAGGCCTTCGCGCCCTACCGCGAGGACCTGCGCTTCCTGGGTCTGGCCGAGGAGATGCAGCAGGCCCGGCGCAAGCGCCTCGAGACCCTCTACCGGCCGGGGCCCGCCCTCTCCGGGGTGCGGGTCCTCGAGGGCCGCCCCGAGGAGGGCCTCTGGTGGCGCCTCTACCTGCCCCCCCAGCCCGGCGACGAGCGCCTGCCCCTGCTGATCTGGATGCACCCCGCCGGCGGCTCGGAGAACCTCCGGATCGAGCCGATGGCCCCGCGCCTCCTCGAGGCTGGCTGGGCCCTCCTGGTGCCCACCGCCAAGGACTTCGGGGGCTGGACCGGCCACGACACCCGCCGGCTCTTCGCCCACAGCCTGGCCGCGGCCGGCGCCCACCCCGAGGTCGACACCCGCCGGCCGATCGTCTTCGGCTACAGCGCCGGCGGGCAGAAGGCCCTCGACCTCTGGCTGGAGGGCACCTACCCCCTGGGCGGCCTGGTGCTGATGGCCGCCTACCCCGTCGACTCCCTCGCCCTCCTCGAGGGGCGCTGGGAGGTCCCCGCGCCGCCCCCGGGCGAGGCCGGCCGCCTCCCCCTCTTCGCCCTGGTGGGGGGCGACGACCCCGGCGCCGCCTGGTGGTCGAAGGTCGCCGCGGCCTGGCAGTCCCGGCCGGGCAGCCTGGAGATCCACCGGGTGCCCGGGCAGGGCCACACCTGGGTGCTGGACGAGGAGCGGGAGGCGGCCCTCCTGCGCTGGCTCGAGCACCGGGCGGGCGAGCGCCGGGCGCAGCAGCCGGGCCAGCGCCCCGTCCCCGATCCCTTCGCCCCCAAGACCGCCGGGCTCTAGGGCGCGGCCCCTACTCGGGGACCACGACCTCCTGTCCCAGGAGCACCCCGCCCTCGCGGTCGACGACCGTCATCCGGTAGGTGCCGGGGGCGGTCCCCTCGGCGAACCAGCGGGCCTGCCAGTGGTGGAAGTCCTTCTTCCGCTTCCGCTTCGGATCGTGGAGCTCGTGGCCCTTCAGCTCCCGGGCCCCGGGCAGGGTCTGCTCCGGGGAGCGGCGCCCGAGGTAGGTCAGCTCCAGGCGCGACGAGCGGTCGTCGACCGGCCGACCCAGGGCGTCGGTGAGGGGCTGGCAGTTCCCGGCGTCGTCACACTGATCGACCCGCAGCAGCACCGGCAGGGGGTCGGCCACTCCGTCGCCGTCGGCGTCGGGGTGCAGGGTCGAGGGCGAGCGCCCCCGCCAGACCAGCTCGAAGCCGCCGCCCCCGGGGAGGGGCCGGGACCAGAGGACCTTGGCGTCGCGGGCGGGCAGGTCCAGGGGGTCGGGGAGCCGGCGCCGCTCACCCGGCAGGCGGAAGGCGGTCTCGGGCTCGGCCAGGTCGACGGCCCTGTCGTCCGACCAGGGCGCCCGGGCCGCGAGCTTCGAGAGCCGCGCCCAGAGGAAGGCCAGGGTCTCGGGTCCCCAGAGGTTCGAGGCGCCCTGATAGTACTGCCAGCGGTACTCCCTCCAGGTGGTGATGTATTGCATGTAACCGTTGGCGTAACCTACTACCCGCACACGCTTTTCCAGCTGCGCTTCCAGCTCTGCCTGAAGGGTCAAACCGGCGGTCGTGGAGAGCTCGGCGGGCACCGCCACCAGGGCCCGGTCGCCGATGCGCACCACCTGGAGGGGCGCGCTCTCGGGGAAGCCGTGGTGGGCGAAGGTGACCTTCTGGAAGGTCGTCTGGAAGGAGAGGCGGGGGCGGTGGCAGCGGTCGCGGCGCTTCGGCTTGCGCACCCCGTCCCGGAAGAGGGGGCTGGCGTAGTAGAAGGCCGTCCGCCCGTCCTCGGCTCCGCCGGCGGTGGCGTTGCCCAGCTCGGCGTCCTTGCAGAGGGCCGCCCCGGGGCGCGCCCCCTGCTGGGCGATGCGCGGCGGCACCGCGCCCGGGGTCTCGGGGTCGAGCACCGGCGCCCGCGAGAGCCGGTAGATGCCGAAGGCCCGGGCGAGCTCGAAGCCCTCCTGGGGCGTCACCTCCCGGGTCGCGGCCTGGACCAGGGTCTGGCCGATCAGGCCGCCGATGCGCCGGGCCTCGTCCCAGGTCTGGCGGTGGTAGTTGCCGATGACGTCGGCCCCGGCCCCGTTCGCCAGGGCCACCACCACCGTCGGGTCCGGGTAGACCTTCTTCGACTGGTTGAGCACCCCCTCGGCGTGCTCGGTGGCCACCCCGTAGGCGTCGGCGTGGAAGAGGGTGTTGAGGTTCTCCACCACCGTCGGGTGCATGGCGATGGTGGCGTGGAGGGCGATCAGCTTCCAGGCCGCCCCCTCCTTGCGCTCGACCTTCAGCACCGTCATCGAGCGGTCGACCTCGGCCTCGGGGTCCGGGCGCACCTGCGGCTTGCCGCAGGTCGTGGCCCCGCCCGCCATCGGATCGCCGTTGTCGCAGTGGGGCTCGAGGCTGGAGTTGCGCACCGTGCCCGGGGGCAGCTCGGCGTCCACCCAGCTCAAGCGCGCCTCGCCGCCGGTCCGCGCCCGGTCCCGGGCGAGCACCACCACGTCGGCGATGCGGTCGGTGAGCAGGCGCACCATGCGGGGGTCGCGGCCGGGCCGCGCGCTGGAGAGGGGCCCCGAGTAGCTCTCCGAGCCGAAGTAGTGGGCCGGCCCGGCGTGGGTGTGGGTGGCCGAGAGCAGGATCCGGTCCATGCCCAGGCCGATCCGCCGCTGGAGCTCGGCGGCGACCTCGTGGTGCAGGAGCAGGGAGATGGACTGGAGGTCACAGACCACCAGGGCCAGGGCCTCGCCCCGGAGGTCCTCGAGGTAGACGGCCCGGCAGTGGAGGCGGCCGCGGTGCCCGCGGGCCCGGGGGCTGTTGGGCCCGTGGCCGAAGAGCGAGCCCCCCAGGGGCGGCGTGATGTCGATCTTGGCGGCGCCGGCCAGGGTGTGGGTGCCGCTGCCGGAGGGCGGGATCGAGAGGGCGACCGGGATGCGCTTCGGACCACAGCCCCCCACGAGGAGGAGCGCCCCGAGCAGGACGATGAGCTGGACCTTCCCCATGGGGGGAGAGGTTACCCGAAAGCGCGGCCCTGCACCGACTTCTGGCCGGAGGTATGCTGTCGCGATGAGCTGGCTCCGGGGTGGATTCGTCGCTGTCGTGCTGGGCCTCGCGCTGGGGGCGCCCTCCCCCTCGCGGGCGGAGGAGGACGTCCGCTACGCCGTCCTCGACGTGCAGGGGCTCGGCAGCGTCGAGACCAGCCAGGTCGAGGGCCTCTCGGGCCTCCTGGCCTCGGAGATCGACCGGCGCCCGGGCTGCGCCGTGATCCGCAGCGCCGAGATCCGCACCATGCTGGGCTTCGAGGCCCAGAAGCAGCTGCTGGGCTGCGACGACGGCTCCTGCCTGGCCGAGCTGGGCGGCGCCCTCGGGGTGCCCTACCTCGTGCAGAGCGAGGTCACCGAGGTGGGCGGCACCTACCTCATCACCCTCGTGCTCCTGGACGTCGAGGCCTCCGAGGCCGCGCGCCGGGTCACCCGCGAGGCCGGCGGCGAGAGGGAGCTGGTCTCCGCCCTGCGCAGCGCGGTGGCCGAGCTGATGGACGGCCCGGCCGGCGCCGCGGCCTCGAACGGCTCGGGCAGCGAGGGCTTCGCCGAGCCGCGCCGGGGCGGCGGCGGCCGCACCCTCAAGTGGATCGGCCTGGGCCTGGGCGGCGCCACCGCCATCGCCGGGGGCGTGATCTACGGCGGCGCCCTGGGCACCTACTACAAGGCCAAGAGCGACCCCCTCGCGGTGACCCGCGCCCAGCGCGACGCCGCCGAGTCGCGCTACCCCCTGGGCCTGGGCCTGCTGGGCGGCGGGGCGGCGCTGGCGATCGGGGCGCTGCTCCTCCCCTCGGGTGGCCCCGCCCACGCGCCGGCGCTGACCCTGGCGCCCTTCGGGGACGGGGTCTACGTGAGCCTGACCCTGCCGCTCGGCGGCGCGGAGGACGCACGATGAAGCGGCTCGCCCTCCCCCTCTTCGCGATCCTCGGCCTCGGCCTGCTGCTGGTGGCCGGCGCCTGCCCCGAGTTCGGCGACGACTACCCCTGCGCCGAGAGCAGCGAGTGCATCAACGGCAAGGTCTGCGGCAGCGGCGGCCTCTGCGTCGATCCCGGCGGGGACGACGGCGGCCTCCCCGACGCGGGCGACGACGGCGGGGTGCCCGACGGCAACCTCCCGGACGGCGGCGACGACGGCGGGACGCCCGACGCCGCCAGCGACGGCGGCGATGACGGCGGGACCCCCGACGCCGCCAGCGACGGCGGCGACGACGGCGGCACCCCTGACGGCAGCAGCGACGGCGGCACCGGCCCCACCGACTGCACCGCGACCTACTGCCCGATGCCCGACTCGCCCACCGAGTGGTGCTCGAACGGCTCGGCCGCCGTGGCCTGCGCCGACGCCCTGACCGGGACCTTCGCCCCGCAGGACGGGCACCACCGGAGTCTCATGCCCTCCTACACCGTGAGCGGTCAGATCGTCCTCGACGAAGTCACGGACCTCTGGTGGCAGCAGATCCCCGGCTCCCCCGCGATCTACACCGAGGCCGAGAGCTTCTGCCGCAACCTCACCCTGCAGGACGGCGGCGGCAACCCCTTCCAGGGCTGGCGCCTGCCCACCCTGGCCGAGCTGATGTCCCTGGCCGACTGGGGCATCACGGCCTCGACCGACCGCTACGACGGGGTCTTCGGCCGCACGAGCAGCCCGGTCTACTGGAGCTCGGAGGAGTTCAGCAACGGCAGCGGCTATCGCTACGTGCTCGACTACGACCAGGCCGAGAAGGACAACATCCTGCCCAGCGCCCTGGCCGCGATCCGCTGCGTGCGGGGCACCCCCCGCTGGCAGGGCCCCCTCGAGTGGGCCAACGGCTCCTGGCGCGACCCCACCACGAACCTCCTCTGGTCGGACACGGTGGATCAGGTCACGACCCGCAACCTGGAGGAGGCCTTCGGCGACTGCGCGGCCCTCACCGAGGGGGGCCACGCCTGGCGGCTGCCCTCGCTCAAGGAGTGGGCCACGGTCTTCGACGTCACGAAGACGAACCTGGCCCCGCGCGTGCGGGACCTGCACCCGGCGGATCAGGGCGAGAACTACTGGAGCTCGACCCCGGACAGCGAGAGCCCCGGCTCGGGCTTCTTCAACGCCTACCTCGGCTCGAACTCGATGATCTTCGTCTACTCCACCACCTCGACCAGCCGGCGGCGGGTGATGTGTGTGGCGGATGGGCCCTAGGGGCTAGTCCGAGAATCGGCCTGTAGTCCGGCGGTCGGACCCCGCTGAGCCGCGAAATCGGCTGGATTCGTTACCTCCGGGCGCCTCGTGCGGTGGCACGTCTGGCATCCGGCCTGCAGTACTGGCCGGCTTGGAATCCGGATGGTAGGAAAGCGGCGTACCGGCCGGGGGAAAGCTCCCACCCCCGCGGTCTTTTGGGTCGGCGGGAGCACGCCGGGGGATACCCGGGGTGGGTCGTTGGAGGACGGGATGAGGGTTTCTCGTTGGTTGTCGGTCGCGTCGCTGGTCGGGGTACTGCTCGTGGCTGCCTGCACGAGCGGTCGCCCCGAGGTCGATGGAACGGTCGAGGGTGAGCTCTCCGGTTCGGTCCACATCGGGGCGGTGAGCGGCGCTCAGGTCAGCCTCCTCGCCGAGCGAGAGGGTGACTGGATCGTCCTCGACCGGACGGTGACCGACGCCGAGGGCCGCTTCACCCTGGCCACCGGGAGCGCGGCCGGCCTCCTTCGGCTCGAGGCGACGGGGGGCGACTATATCGAGGAGGCGAGCGGGGTGGAGGCCAGCCTGGCCGACCACCGCCTGGAGGTGATGATCTCCGACTTCGAGGCCGGGGAGCACCAAGACGGGCTCGTCATCACGCCGATCTCGACCCTCGTCGCGGCCTTCGCCCGCTGGCGCCAGGCCGAGCACGGTGAGAGCCCCCAGCTGGCCCTCCGCGAGGCCGCCCGGCACATCGAGGAGCACTTCGGGCAGCTCGCCTGGACCCGGATCCTCCCGGCCTATCCCACCGGGGTCGACGCGCAGGTCGTCACCGAGGAGCTGCGGGCCGGGCTGCTGCTGGCCGGGCTCTCCCGCCTCGCCCTGAACCTCACCGAGCGGCACGGCTACACCCCCGCCGACCTGACCGCAGCCGAGCTCACCGCGCTCCTCGCCGAGGACATCGAGGCCGACGGGAAGTTCGACGGCAAGGGGCACGCCGGGCAGCTCATGGCCCTCGAGGAGCCGCTGAACGGCTACACCCTCCGGCACCGCCTGGCCGTCTCGACCGTCCACTTCCTGCAGTCCGAACGCAACCGGACCCGGATCGGCCGCGCCGATGTCGACGCGATGGTCACCTTCATCAACGGCAACGACAACCCCGAGCTCTTCCGGAGGGAGGATCCCCCCCTCCCTCTCGACCTCGACGATCCGGTGATCGAGTTCGACGAGCCCGCGGAAGGCACGGGGGTTCGCGGGGAGATCGTCATCCGGGCGCGGGCCATCGACCGTGACTCGGGGATCGCGGCCCTCGGCTTCTTCGAGCCCCTCGAGCTCGTCTCCTTCGCGCCGGTGGGACTGACCGGGGAGGAGGCGACCATCGAGGCCACCCTCGACGTGAGCCCGCTGCCGGAAGGCGAGCTCTTCATGCGGCTGCGCGCCACCGATGGGGTCGGCCTGCAGACCGTCGCGACCCGCAGGCTGGTCGTCTCCAACCACAGCCCCGGCCTGAGCGTCGCCACGCCGCTGCGTGACGCCGACGTCCTGGGGGCGACCGAGATCCTCGCCAGCGCCACCCCCAACCCGGGCACCGGCAGCCCCGTGGTGCGCCTGGAGCTGCTCGCTCCGGCCGGGCTCGTCGACCTCGACGCCACCGCCGCGGGCCTGCGGGTGCAGTGGGACACTACCCGGGAGCTCGAGGGCCCCTTCCTGCTCGTCCTCGAGGCCGAGGACGCCCTGGGCTCCATCGTGACCGTGACCCACCCGGTGGTCGTCGACAACCGCGAGCCCCCCGTGGTCGGCGGGGTCGCCCTCATCGCCGGGCGCCCCGTCCGGGGCGCCATCGCCGAGGCCCACGTCATCACCGAGACCGGCTCCTGGCCCATCGGCTCCTCAACCACCGACGGCCTGGGCCACTTCTCGATCACCCTCGAGGACGAGAACGTGACCTCGCCCGTCGCCCTCGTCGTCCGCGGCGCGCCGGGCGCGGCCTACCACCACCTGATCGCCCAGCACGACGTGCCCTTCCCCGACCCCGACGCCCTCTCGGCCTTTGCGCCCGAGGTGAGCGCCGCGGGCGACCTGCTCGTCAGCCCCTGGACCACCCTCGCCGACACCCTGGCCCGCAGCTACCACCTTCGCTCGGGGATGGAGCCGCCGGCGGCCTACGCGCTGGCCGAGGAGATGATCTCGGGCCACTTCAAGTCCTCCGCCTGGCCGGAGCTCGCCAGCAACCGGCCCCCGGACCTCACCGTCGACAACGACGAGACCGTGGACAGCGCCCGCCTCTCCCTGGCGGACGCGGGCCTGCTCCACTTCACCTACACCGTCTCGGAGGACGTCGCCGGGGATCCCCTGGCCCACTCCTTCACCGGCCTCGTCTCGCTGCTCTCGGACGATCTGAATGATCAGGTCTTCGACGGCTGGCAGGACGCCAAGCGTCTGCTGGTCTTCGGCGACTATCCGGCCGACGAGGAGCTGACCCGGGCCTACCTGGCGACCGGGATCCACGGCTTCGTCCTCTCGCCGGTCAACGGCTCTGGCCTGCAGGCCGACGCCGTCCTCTCGACCCTGCTCAATGAGATCGCCACCGACAGCCGGGCGATCTACCCGACCCCGGGAACCGCCTACGACTCGGTTGGCCCGGTCATCCACTGGGTGACACCCTCCGAGGGCGCCGACGCCGGCGAGAACGAGATCATCGCCCGCGCCTGGGCCGAGGATCCCGCGGGAGGTGTCGAGCTCATCCTGATGTCCACCCTCGGCCCCGACGAGGATCCGGCACCCGAGATCGCCCAGCATCGCGTGCCCAATACCTTCGCGACCGGAGAGGTGGGGGTCGTCAGGCTGGAGGCCAGGGCCTCGGACCGCTTCGGCAACGAGAGCACCAGCACCCTGAGCTTCACCCGTCCGCGGGCCGGGGTCACCGTCCGTGCGCTCGATCCGCTGAGTGGGGCGGACCTGGGCGGCTTCGTCTCCGGCCCCTTCGACCTCGACGCCACCGCGACTGGGGGCTTCGCCACCGACCTCCTCGAGTTCCGGACGCAGGGCTGGCCGGCGGGGCTCTTCGGCACCGTCATCGGCGGCGGCCGGAACATCCAGAGCCTGATCGACGTGTCCGTGCTCTCGCTGGACGGCCCGATCTCCCTGGAGGTCGCCCACCGGACCGTCGACGGGGACCTCGCCACGGCCACCCTCGACGTCGTCGTCGATCGCAGCCTGCCCAGTGTCTCGTCGGTGCCCCTGAACGGAAACCTCCTCGACGGCCGCACCTGGTACGGCCCGGCCTCCCCCGGTGACAGCTTCGCGACGGTGCCCGTGCGCTACGTGGTGGGCGACCCCACTTCCGAGGTGACGACGCTCGAGCTCTTCGGCAGCGGCGTCACCGACGACGGCACCTCGATCCCCGTCCCCCCCGTCGCCCGCTCCACGAGCTGCACCACCAGCTGCATGGGCGAGCTCAGCGTCTTCCTCGTCGAGGGCGTCTACGAGCTCTACGTCCGGGCCGTGGACCAGGCTGGCAACGAGACGATCGACGGCCCCCACCAGGTCTGGGTCGACACGACCGCCCCCACCCTGCAGGACCTCTCCGGCACCTTCGACGACGAGGGGATGCTCGACTTCGTCTGGCAGGGCGGCGCCGGCGCCTACGTGCCCCGCGCCGGTCACGTCCCGAACGATGTCTCCCTCGCCACTCTGGCGATGCAGCAGTGGAAGAAGATGGAGCAGCGCCTCCACGGCACCACCGAGCTCGACGCCCAGCTCGAGAACCTCCCCACCTTCCACGTCGCCGCCGCCGACCCCGGCCAGAGCATCTTCACCCCGACCAGCGCGCTGCGGGTCGAGTCCGAGTATAGCTTCCAGGACACGGACGGCACCTGGAAGCAGCCCGCGGGCCGGGGCTGGAAGCCCTTGATTTCGGTCACCGATCCCGCCGCCGCGCCGGCGACCCACACCGAGCTCGCCAGCCTGGAGCGTCTCGGCCCGAACCTGATGTACGACGTCCGCCGGCACCAGGTCTCCATCCGGGCCATCGACGCCTCCGGCAACGCCTCCGCCACGGTCGTCTACGACTTCGAGCTCGAGTTGCTCCCCGCGCCGGTGGCGGTGGAGGTGGACGCCGACTACTCGACGACGAGCACCGCCGATCCCCAGTCGCTCTACCACTACACCTTCGGAGCCCGGACCATCCACCAGCTCTTCGCCGAGAGCCACCAGGCGACCTTCACCCTCGGCGGGCCGCGGATCGCCCGGGCCGTCATCCACCAGCCCTGGGGCTTTCCGGTGAAGGTGTGGTTGGACACTGGCAGTCTGTCCGACTTGAAGATCGAAAAATCTTCGGGGACCCAACTCATCGCTGGTCCGCTCAACCAGCACGACTGCGGCACTCCCACGGCGATGCCG is a genomic window of Deltaproteobacteria bacterium containing:
- a CDS encoding neutral/alkaline non-lysosomal ceramidase N-terminal domain-containing protein, with the translated sequence MGKVQLIVLLGALLLVGGCGPKRIPVALSIPPSGSGTHTLAGAAKIDITPPLGGSLFGHGPNSPRARGHRGRLHCRAVYLEDLRGEALALVVCDLQSISLLLHHEVAAELQRRIGLGMDRILLSATHTHAGPAHYFGSESYSGPLSSARPGRDPRMVRLLTDRIADVVVLARDRARTGGEARLSWVDAELPPGTVRNSSLEPHCDNGDPMAGGATTCGKPQVRPDPEAEVDRSMTVLKVERKEGAAWKLIALHATIAMHPTVVENLNTLFHADAYGVATEHAEGVLNQSKKVYPDPTVVVALANGAGADVIGNYHRQTWDEARRIGGLIGQTLVQAATREVTPQEGFELARAFGIYRLSRAPVLDPETPGAVPPRIAQQGARPGAALCKDAELGNATAGGAEDGRTAFYYASPLFRDGVRKPKRRDRCHRPRLSFQTTFQKVTFAHHGFPESAPLQVVRIGDRALVAVPAELSTTAGLTLQAELEAQLEKRVRVVGYANGYMQYITTWREYRWQYYQGASNLWGPETLAFLWARLSKLAARAPWSDDRAVDLAEPETAFRLPGERRRLPDPLDLPARDAKVLWSRPLPGGGGFELVWRGRSPSTLHPDADGDGVADPLPVLLRVDQCDDAGNCQPLTDALGRPVDDRSSRLELTYLGRRSPEQTLPGARELKGHELHDPKRKRKKDFHHWQARWFAEGTAPGTYRMTVVDREGGVLLGQEVVVPE
- a CDS encoding DUF1566 domain-containing protein; protein product: MKRLALPLFAILGLGLLLVAGACPEFGDDYPCAESSECINGKVCGSGGLCVDPGGDDGGLPDAGDDGGVPDGNLPDGGDDGGTPDAASDGGDDGGTPDAASDGGDDGGTPDGSSDGGTGPTDCTATYCPMPDSPTEWCSNGSAAVACADALTGTFAPQDGHHRSLMPSYTVSGQIVLDEVTDLWWQQIPGSPAIYTEAESFCRNLTLQDGGGNPFQGWRLPTLAELMSLADWGITASTDRYDGVFGRTSSPVYWSSEEFSNGSGYRYVLDYDQAEKDNILPSALAAIRCVRGTPRWQGPLEWANGSWRDPTTNLLWSDTVDQVTTRNLEEAFGDCAALTEGGHAWRLPSLKEWATVFDVTKTNLAPRVRDLHPADQGENYWSSTPDSESPGSGFFNAYLGSNSMIFVYSTTSTSRRRVMCVADGP